The sequence CAAATCTAACTGACCAGCAAAAATCTCACATCTTGCTTTCCAAAAGGTCCAGAAATAGCCTCAATTTTAGGCAAAACCCAAGAGCTTCCAGGGCCAAAGCCCCTGGACACCAGTAAGGGTTCAGACAGCCCCCACGCTCCCaaaaatttcctttttgtttttctttctcttcagtCACACAACTCTTCAGTCGGCAGACaattcctcttcctcctgagccacagctgctccGTGGAGCTGTTTATGTGGGCGGGCGGGAATGGAAGTGGGGATGGGGGCAAAGTCTGCATCTAAACTGGGATTTTctgaccccctttttttttcaggttccTACTGTTATATTATTTGGAGGAAGAATATACAAATTTATTCACAATCAGCAGCGCTACAGTTTTTCCacactttttaaacaactgaCAGCGCAATCCTGCAAGGCACGTTGGgaacgtttcttttttttattttgggtgcAGACATGAGCAATCTCTgccaaaaccacaaaaacctTTCTCAGCTCTTTCTGTCTGGTCAGAGCTCATGTTGAAATcttagtcttttattttgatctgGCATGTTGCCGctgacttgcgacctgtccggggtgcaccctgcctctcgcacagtgacagTTGAAGAAAGACACCAActccccgcaacccggaaaggagaagcaggtaaacaaaatggatggatggatggatgttaccACTGACTCAGACAAGGTCAAGAAGAAGGAATGGACTCAGTATGATGGACATTGGGACATCAAGGAGTTTTACATATCCAGTAACATGTTGACCATGGGGCTTGACTCACTCCAGTACAGAATGTAATGCAGTGACGCACCGGATGATCCCCAAAACTTAAGGGGTTTGACAAAGTACCATGTGCATCAAAGTTTCTCAGAAATGAGAAACTGCTTTTACTTCTGGTGACAGTATAGGGGATGTGgataaaatgtcatcaaaagTGGATCTTTTTGAGAtatgataaaacaaaagctgctaaAATGGCACGTATTGTCAACTTGCTTTAGCCATCGTCTGGTTGAAGGCAACATTTAACTTCCCCTTCTGCCCACCTACAAATATCATAACTAGCGTTTCTTGAAGGAAGGCATAGAGACTTTGGAAGTGGATGCcgatgttttaaacaaaagatctGTTCGCGGTTGGAGTATATGATGGACATGACTCTTAActactgttgttgttgttgtttcagctgcCCCCTTCTGGCTCTATTGTTTTATGCCAGAAGGCCTTCCTTCTGTCACCTGGCCTTGAACCTAGAGCGTCAGGATTACAAAACCACAACACTGCCCACCGAGCTAGCACAGCCCCGCTACCACACCAGATATTTGCTCAATATACCCATTTTGAAGTTCGCTAGGGTCAAATAGTTGTGGTGGACTCCAATAGTTGATCAGTTGCAGAtaataacaatatatatatattgctatACTCCCAGTTTATTTTATACCTTCTTTAATATCACAAATTTTTGCACTCTAAGATTACTATTACTTTGATAGGTTAGTTGACCACATTTAAGTGAATTGGAGTCACACTTCAAACACACTACTTTTCTGTGTTACATCCCAGAGAAACTTTGTGGGCAGAGCCGAGAAGGCGTGTGTGAGCGAGGGAGCCTACAAACCCGACTCAGTTCCGCcggttctgtcaggaggaacggAAGAAACCAGCAAACCTTTGGAAGAAGCTCGAGGAAGAAAACCCAAAAAAGTTTGTCCCAGGTCGTACAGTTTAAAGGTAATGCGACCAAGTATGAATAAAATGTGAGTAAACGTGTGGCtttgaaaaaagtaataaaatgttctctctcattattcaggCATTTAGCAAGTGGAAATAATTgtgggaatcctaactgacctacataaataaatttgactagACTTGACTTAACATATGAATAGCTTAGCACtccttaaataaatgcatatcgcctgccaccttgcgtgtcaaagttttaaacaaagatcttgcacgatctgttagttctcagagtatgagttgggaATGAATCTCAGTTACatccacaccgaattttaggtCAACATGTGCTAAATGGACTCAGCTATACCCATTTTTAGGTGAAAAATCTTTTTAGTGAGAAGTTTGAGTTGTGTTTAtcatgaacaaaataaacaactggtttaataaaaacattttatttacatcttagAAAtgcttaaaacacaaaaatcacagaaGCTTCTATATATGAGTAAATTTGAACACCATCAAACAAGTAGGTTTATCAGAAACATACTGAACCACCATAATGCTCCatctcttttaaaacaaattttaggcCATGCAGGATATGTTTGACGACTCAgcctaaaattatttttacatcacacagacacataaatgTATACAGTATATATCTACAGTATCTGCTTTTACTAAATGCTgtaacagttttctttaaaatcttggAGTGGAGAGAGATGTCAGATAAGATGTACAGAAAATTATGTGATTTAAATCACAAcaattcaaacattaaaaatttctAAAAATTCTGTTAATTTCTGTTAAATGCACATTTCAAAAGGAAGGCACAAAATGCGTAACAAAGAGACATGCTTAGAAATTCATGATATCTTATGATTACAAGTTATTTACCTCATCACCTCAGGAAATCTCCATATTTTTCTTCAGGTAACAGGCCGTTCTTGGCAGATGCAAATCTAAttctcctttattttttacaaatcatGCTGTATTTTTACCCTCCCACAATTTTTTGACATCATTTAATTTTGGCAATCATTCGTCAGGGACTTCTCCATTGCTTTGTGTTCCAGTGCTCTCACTGTGGCCCACTTTGCTGCTTGTAAAAGTTGGGGAAGTAACTGCACATTTCTCCTGCAAAGGTGTGATGGATCCTGATTTTTGAGACATTGGTAGAAAGTGTGACTGTAAGGAACGAGGGGACATCAATGACAAGTGGTCCTCTGCCAGGGCCGACTCTAGGACCAGACATATGGactgcttcagcttcttctggaACTCTTCACACATGAAAACGTAGAGGATGGGGTTCAGGCAGCTGTTCATATAGGCCAGACTCACGGTCAAAGGACCTACAATAGGAACTATTTTTGAGAAATTAGAATTCTCTCCAATTGCAAAttctataaaaactaaaatatgaaatgGCAACCAGCAtaggaaaaatgcaaaaattatgGCAATGGTGATTCGGTGAAATCTCCGTTTTCTTGTCCTCTGCAGATGCCTGGCACGCACGGCTATGGCCACATAAGAGACAAGTATTACCAGAAATGGGATGAAGAAGCCCACAACAAAGCGGAAAGTATTCAGAATCAATTTTCTaacttctttcattttaaacaaatacaaacaacgCTCAGTTCCATTTATTACTGTCACTTCACGAAAGGTAGCATAGGGGATGCTGCAGATGCCAGCAGTGACCCAGATTACAGCACAGATGATCTGAGCTTTACGGACGGTGCGCTTGTTTTGGGCCCACACCACCACCCAGACGGACA is a genomic window of Kryptolebias marmoratus isolate JLee-2015 linkage group LG16, ASM164957v2, whole genome shotgun sequence containing:
- the LOC108241988 gene encoding C3a anaphylatoxin chemotactic receptor-like yields the protein MKTDNATSDSVSGLDNAAIYIKTFSLVFYCLITVAGTVGNGLVIYVTGFRMKRTVNSLWFLNLAIADFLFTTFLIFSTVSLYRDHEWPFGNFMCKLNTFVNVINMFASIFLLMAISLDRCLSVWVVVWAQNKRTVRKAQIICAVIWVTAGICSIPYATFREVTVINGTERCLYLFKMKEVRKLILNTFRFVVGFFIPFLVILVSYVAIAVRARHLQRTRKRRFHRITIAIIFAFFLCWLPFHILVFIEFAIGENSNFSKIVPIVGPLTVSLAYMNSCLNPILYVFMCEEFQKKLKQSICLVLESALAEDHLSLMSPRSLQSHFLPMSQKSGSITPLQEKCAVTSPTFTSSKVGHSESTGTQSNGEVPDE